The following proteins are co-located in the Penaeus vannamei isolate JL-2024 chromosome 34, ASM4276789v1, whole genome shotgun sequence genome:
- the LOC113808072 gene encoding uncharacterized protein: MGWLDPTDSQLVQDDQDAETRCSDPQKNSYFQCPRQNMPLQEPGLGSDQQHSTNNQASLVDLQSIIDCHGGTTEHAENAADPSANQSNQRYAFEIYDARKRQIPQVSGSQFVNENCNSKPFTHSHPNSNSSCDQVSMQEPAPRPKDLADSSVYLLNESDRHLVPQPEQLAYTYLYIKENGCLVWIGTIKVDSEGDVFMEPEIYGESLRYLYIKKNGRLVYIGKLLLGNGSDASTESEVCSESGQHINSNAHSLVPQPEEQISLTDLYIQKNDCPVCIGKILVGNGIDVSTESEVCSESGQHINSNAHSLVPQPEEQQSLTDHSNAHSLVPQPEEQQSLTDLYIQKNGCPLWIGTVVVDNGGDISTESELCSQSGQHLTSRDAQSINLQPEGQQRYEITYSLPDGCLVSSGRDNSDNQVHLSMESEISGTSNLEEKLWVKLKKPRESLQQFLCKNWQEMIRHLPVPKPKKENRYDWQKKEPEDPEEKIKWKNAIKQKYWRVMRAPVNIFTNVKQEPVKIPTTVKEGKEWQQIFIARCKQTY; the protein is encoded by the coding sequence ATGGGATGGTTAGATCCTACAGATTCACAACTAGTACAAGATGATCAGGATGCAGAAACAAGATGTTCAGATCCTCAGAAGAACTCTTATTTTCAATGCCCGCGGCAGAACATGCCTCTACAGGAACCTGGACTTGGATCTGACCAACAACATTCAACAAATAACCAGGCTTCTCTTGTTGATCTTCAAAGTATCATTGACTGTCATGGCGGTACAACAGAGCATGCTGAGAATGCTGCTGATCCTTCAGCTAATCAATCAAATCAGCGTTATGCCTTCGAAATATACGATGCACGAAAAAGGCAAATTCCTCAAGTCTCAGGCTCACAATTTGTTAATGAAAATTGCAATTCAAAGCCATTCACACATAGCCATCCGAATTCTAATAGTAGTTGTGATCAAGTATCTATGCAAGAGCCTGCACCACGGCCCAAAGATCTAGCGGACAGTAGCGTATATTTATTAAACGAATCAGACCGACACCTTGTGCCACAGCCCGAACAGCTagcatatacgtatctatatataaaggaGAATGGATGTTTGGTCTGGATTGGTACAATTAAAGTCGACAGTGAGGGAGATGTTTTTATGGAGCCTGAAATATATGGCGAATCActtagatatctgtatataaagaAGAATGGACGTCTGGTCTATATTGGTAAACTTCTATTGGGCAATGGGAGTGACGCTTCTACAGAGTCTGAAGTATGCAGCGAATCAGGCCAACACATAAATAGTAATGCACACAGCCTTGTACCACAACCTGAAGAACAGATATCACTTACAGATCTTTATATACAGAAGAATGATTGTCCGGTCTGCATTGGTAAAATATTAGTGGGCAATGGAATAGACGTTTCTACAGAGTCTGAAGTATGCAGTGAATCAGGCCAACATATAAATAGTAATGCACACAGCCTTGTACCACAACCTGAAGAACAGCAATCACTTACAGATCATAGTAATGCACATAGCCTTGTACCACAACCTGAAGAACAGCAATCACTTACAGATCTTTATATACAAAAGAATGGATGTCCGCTCTGGATTGGTACAGTAGTAGTGGACAATGGGGGAGACATTTCTACAGAATCTGAATTATGCAGCCAATCAGGCCAACACCTTACTAGTAGGGATGCACAGAGCATTAATCTACAACCTGAAGGACAGCAAAGATACGAAATTACATATTCACTACCAGACGGATGCCTGGTCTCAAGTGGTAGAGATAATTCAGACAACCAGGTACACTTAAGTATGGAATCTGAAATAAGTGGTACCTCTAATTTGGAAGAAAAACTCTGGGTTAAGCTTAAGAAACCCCGTGAAAGTCTTCAACAATTCTTGTGTAAGAACTGGCAAGAAATGATAAGACATTTGCCAGTTCCTAAACcaaagaaggaaaacagatatGACTGGCAGAAAAAGGAACCTGAGGATCCAGAGGAAAAAATTAAATGGAAGAACGCTATTAAGCAAAAGTATTGGCGTGTTATGCGTGCGCCAGTCAATATTTTTACCAATGTTAAGCAAGAGCCGGTCAAAATTCCAACCACTGTAAAGGAAGGCAAAGAATGGCAGCAAATATTTATAGCCAGATGTAAACAAACTTATTGA